The Huiozyma naganishii CBS 8797 chromosome 1, complete genome genome window below encodes:
- the PHO81 gene encoding Pho81p (similar to Saccharomyces cerevisiae PHO81 (YGR233C); ancestral locus Anc_5.96) has protein sequence MKFGKYLESRQLELPEYSNHFIDYKALKKLIKQLAFPAMVYESKENAGSADTKADDVGVLDRQFDDSVAYKRLQENKASFFFRLERELEKVNMFYLQKESDLKIKFNILQSKYLEYKNNGKLNSKSNLSFKAIYGGFIKFQKDLINFEQYVELNKIGFSKALKKWDKRSYSQDKEFYLATVVSVQPIFIRTEALKLNDETINILIELNDLKSTLTGDEDSNIDARKRSESSFAGVGPIVNRGLMKNEDFDSDTEIEHWYSELLNISKLKDEDRRYSAIKTFALERMKPFFTQNIPITRIDRAVVLKESISKLFLLLTGSNMDDQCLQLFYDSVKDKIDLSYCDEDDEIFSKRNIFHESAHCLTQQRDFIVEITIRTLPRDTLKRLLNTQDIHLRTPLHYASELGKTKMAQDMINVDCGIAEYIDALDNDSRTPLVLAIINNHNDIVEALLMQGHAELWPNMNGNLQFSPLLTACRYNNYGATKIILRLCNERGIQFNSVQDSHGLGALHLVAKYGGDPSLIDLLIEYGADPNELDSLDNLPPIVYAIKEGRPLLVNKLLKSGANINMKDDEGKSPLFYALWESNIRVLNELLPYVKESDKLYNKISLTNPTLTPSKVSLTQMMSLSEDEDINDAYDSLDNIPAFTLPPPTIPLRKYGHNFLEQKIFVKVILQRYTNCIELHPSDENLIVPTPGRITVTSNSFDMIPRNIILKNSEGDTQNLEDDDTENGEINFQVDTLDGFVIDFEIFPAFGTRLIAKSTAMPFLFREKRLINSKSEIRLPLFDSRLNNIGTLKFKYQVIYPYEGRPLQITKYEPYWKSTANSNAIRGTGINSKLNTAEDVANTLVVNELHFVTSSSLKGEFIEIKVFHLQDGTIVAAPEFWMDVKGTKFLLTDLSVKQVELLSGRSISNVEENDLDTSEKVKQLIQSRVIDFETLLGRIPKTMQLVIQCCFPTMREINTIPVKISPQLSVNKFINSVLYIVFEHERSLRHSGEKIRSIVFSSCNWQVCAILNWKQPNFPVLLQMNTLSCQADGKFISDTPHRLKKLSTQYRSYGEQTNSTDATGGAHHFNDNEIEYNDNIRIRDMVKFAVNNNVLGVIIPYNILKLSETFVSSIKGQELLLIGSSDNNVTGGSEDEPIQIDNDLNGTYTNSKLVLKNP, from the coding sequence ATGAAGTTTGGTAAGTATCTTGAATCGCGGCAGTTGGAGCTGCCGGAATACAGCAATCACTTCATTGATTACAAAGCGTTGAAAAAGCTTATTAAACAACTGGCATTCCCTGCAATGGTTTACGAGAGCAAAGAGAACGCGGGGAGTGCCGATACAAAAGCAGACGATGTTGGAGTTTTGGACAGGCAATTTGACGACTCAGTAGCGTATAAAAGGCTACAGGAGAACAAAGCttcattcttcttcaggCTGGAGAGAGAATTGGAAAAAGTGAACATGTTCTACTTGCAGAAGGAGTCCGATCTAAAGATAAAGTTCAACATTTTGCAGTCCAAATACTTGGAATACAAGAACAACGGGAAGTTGAACTCAAAATCCAACCtttccttcaaagccaTATATGGTGGATTTATTAAATTCCAAAAGGATCTaatcaattttgaacagtacGTTGAACTTAATAAAATAGGGTTTTCTAAAGCCTTGAAGAAATGGGATAAGAGGTCTTATTCCCAGGACAAGGAGTTCTATCTAGCTACTGTGGTGTCTGTACAGCCCATCTTCATCAGAACGGAGGCCCTTAAATTGAACGATGAGACGATAAATATACTGATTGAGCTTAACGACCTGAAAAGCACCCTTACTGGAGATGAAGACTCAAACATAGACGCTCGCAAGAGGTCAGAATCTTCATTTGCTGGGGTAGGCCCGATCGTTAATCGGGGGCTGATGAAGAATGAAGATTTTGACAGTGATACGGAAATTGAACATTGGTACTCGGAACTCCTAAAcatttccaaattgaaagaTGAGGATAGAAGATACAGCGCCATCAAAACATTCGCTTTGGAGAGAATGAAACCATTTTTCACACAGAATATACCGATTACTAGGATAGATAGAGCAGTGGTATTGAAAGAATCTATATCCAAACTGTTTCTCTTACTGACCGGCTCAAATATGGACGATCAGTGTTTGCAATTATTTTACGATTCTGTCAAGGATAAAATTGACCTCTCCTATTgtgatgaggatgatgagaTCTTCTCAAAAAGGAATATATTTCACGAAAGTGCACACTGTCTTACACAACAGCGTGATTTTATTGTTGAGATAACTATCAGAACTTTACCTAGAGATACACTGAAAAGGCTGTTGAACACTCAAGACATCCATTTGCGTACTCCGCTCCACTATGCCAGTGAACTGGGCAAAACGAAAATGGCTCAAGATATGATTAACGTCGATTGTGGTATAGCTGAGTATATTGATGCCTTGGACAATGACTCGAGAACTCCGCTAGTTCTCGCCATTATCAATAACCATAACGACATTGTCGAAGCACTATTGATGCAAGGTCATGCTGAACTGTGGCCTAACATGAACGGCAACTTGCAGTTTTCACCGCTGCTGACTGCTTGCAGGTATAACAATTATGGAGCAACGAAAATCATTTTAAGACTTTGCAATGAACGAGGTATTCAGTTCAACAGCGTACAGGACTCTCATGGGTTAGGCGCTTTGCACCTTGTTGCAAAATACGGGGGTGACCCAAGTCTCATTGATCTGTTGATTGAGTATGGCGCTGATCCGAACGAGCTTGACAGCTTAGATAACTTGCCACCGATTGTGTACGCCATCAAGGAAGGAAGGCCGTTACTGGTCaacaaacttttgaagagCGGAGCAAACATCAACATGAAAGACGACGAGGGGAAGAGCCCATTGTTTTACGCCTTGTGGGAGAGTAACATAAGAGTTCTAAACGAATTACTGCCTTATGTGAAGGAATCTGATAAGCTTTACAATAAAATTTCTTTAACGAATCCCACCCTAACTCCCAGTAAGGTATCCTTGACCCAAATGATGTCATTATCTGAAGACGAAGATATCAATGACGCATACGATTCTTTAGATAACATTCCTGCATTCACATTGCCACCACCGACCATCCCATTGAGGAAATATGGGCACAATTTCTTAGAACAAAAGATATTTGTTAAAGTAATTCTACAAAGATACACCAACTGTATTGAGTTGCATCCATCAGATGAAAATCTAATAGTCCCTACACCGGGTAGAATCACAGTCACTTCAAACTCTTTTGATATGATACCGAGAAACATTATTTTAAAAAACAGTGAGGGCGATACGCAAAACCtggaggacgacgacacaGAGAATGGTGAGATAAACTTTCAAGTTGATACGCTTGATGGGTTTgttattgattttgaaatcTTCCCAGCCTTTGGGACGCGACTAATTGCAAAGTCCACTGCGATGCCCTTTTTGTTTCGCGAAAAAAGGCTGATAAACAGTAAAAGCGAGATTAGGTTACCGCTGTTTGATTCCCGCTTAAATAATATTGGAACATTAAAGTTCAAATATCAAGTTATTTACCCATATGAGGGTAGACCTTTGCAAATTACCAAGTACGAGCCTTACTGGAAGTCTACCGCTAATAGCAATGCCATCAGGGGTACGGGAATAAACAGTAAACTAAACACTGCAGAGGATGTTGCAAATACCTTGGTTGTCAACGAGCTGCACTTTGTGACATCCTCCTCTCTGAAAGGGGAATTTATTGAaatcaaagtgttccacTTACAAGATGGCACTATTGTTGCAGCACCTGAGTTTTGGATGGACGTTAAGGGCACCAAATTTCTGCTAACGGATCTTTCAGTCAAGCAAGTGGAATTATTATCTGGTAGAAGTATCAGcaatgttgaagagaatgaCCTCGATACGTCAGAGAAGGTAAAGCAATTGATACAGAGCAGGGTTATTGATTTTGAGACCCTGCTCGGTCGGATCCCCAAAACCATGCAACTAGTGATCCAGTGTTGCTTCCCAACGATGCGCGAGATCAACACGATTCCAGTAAAAATATCTCCTCAACTGAGTGTGAACAAATTTATAAACAGTGTCCTGTACATTGTATTTGAGCATGAAAGGTCGTTGCGTCATTCAGGGGAGAAAATCCGTTCCATCGTGTTCAGTTCATGTAACTGGCAGGTTTGTGCTATTCTGAACTGGAAACAACCCAACTTCCCCGTTTTACTCCAAATGAACACGCTTTCTTGTCAAGCGGATGGCAAATTCATCAGTGACACACCTCATagattgaaaaaattgTCCACCCAGTATAGAAGTTACGGTGAGCAAACGAACAGTACAGATGCCACTGGAGGGGCACACCATTTCAATGACAATGAAATCGAATACAATGACAATATCCGCATTCGTGATATGGTTAAATTTGCcgtcaacaacaacgttCTTGGTGTGATTATTCCTTACAACATACTGAAATTGTCAGAAACGTTTGTCAGTAGTATCAAGGGCCAAGAATTGCTGCTGATCGGGTCAAGTGATAATAATGTTACCGGTGGTTCGGAAGATGAACCGATACAGATCGACAATGACTTGAACGGGACCTACACAAACTCAAAACtagtgttgaagaacccgTAA
- the NAS6 gene encoding Nas6p (similar to Saccharomyces cerevisiae NAS6 (YGR232W); ancestral locus Anc_5.97) — translation MPQTFALHQACMNGNLSEAAAIISDAETPASLVLDRDQSERTPLHWAVSFNHQDIVALLLAHMQGVDLDTLLDDSNWTPFHIACAVGSLTLVKKLYERDTKPDLNLQTGQGTTALHLAVAKGHYEVVRFLVENGASTRIKDKNQQIPLHRAASVGSMKLVEFLCTAGKSPINWTDRSGWTPLFHALAEGHGDVAVTLVVKYEADQDIEDGRNQKAVDVALNDEVRNYFTNNI, via the coding sequence ATGCCCCAAACGTTTGCGCTGCACCAGGCGTGCATGAACGGAAACCTGTCCGAGGCTGCCGCAATAATCAGCGATGCGGAAACCCCCGCGTCGCTCGTACTGGACAGAGACCAGTCCGAGAGAACCCCCCTGCATTGGGCCGTCTCGTTCAACCACCAAGACATAGTGGCCCTTTTGCTAGCCCATATGCAGGGTGTAGACTTGGACACGTTGCTCGACGACTCCAACTGGACCCCCTTCCATATCGCCTGTGCTGTTGGTTCGTTGACCCTCGTTAAGAAACTGTACGAAAGAGATACCAAGCCAGACCTCAATTTGCAGACAGGGCAAGGTACTACCGCTCTGCATCTCGCAGTCGCTAAGGGTCACTACGAGGTGGTCCGTTTCCTAGTCGAGAATGGCGCGTCCACCAGAATCAAGGATAAAAACCAGCAGATCCCACTCCACAGAGCCGCTTCGGTTGGGTCTATGAAGTTGGTGGAGTTCCTGTGCACTGCGGGGAAATCTCCAATCAACTGGACTGATAGATCCGGATGGACACCGCTGTTCCACGCCTTAGCGGAGGGTCACGGCGACGTCGCCGTCACGTTGGTTGTCAAATACGAGGCAGACCAGGACATCGAGGATGGTCGCAATCAGAAAGCCGTGGATGTGGCCTTGAACGACGAAGTGCGCAATTACTTTACGAATAATATCTAA
- the PHB2 gene encoding prohibitin subunit PHB2 (similar to Saccharomyces cerevisiae PHB2 (YGR231C); ancestral locus Anc_5.98), producing the protein MKNGRFGAPRGPLGVFAGLGGLIVLGGGALLLNSALFNVDGGHRAIVYSRIGGVLPRIYNEGTHFVLPWLETPIVYDVRAKPRNVASLTGTKDLQMVNITCRVLSRPDVTQLPTLYRTLGQDYDDRVLPSIVNEVLKSVVAQFNASQLITQREKVSRLIRENLVRRASRFNIMLDDVSITYMTFSPEFTNAVEAKQIAQQDAQRAAFIVDKARQEKQGMVVKAVGEAKSAELIGEAIKKSKDYVELKRLDTAKEIATILAASPNRVVLDNESLLLNTLLDARMGDGKK; encoded by the coding sequence ATGAAGAACGGGCGGTTTGGGGCCCCCCGGGGGCCACTTGGTGTATTTGCTGGGCTTGGGGGTCTCATTGTACTTGGAGGAGGTgcattgttgttgaattcTGCGCTGTTCAACGTTGACGGTGGACACCGGGCGATTGTGTACTCGCGGATCGGCGGTGTATTGCCCCGGATATACAACGAGGGGACGCACTTCGTGCTGCCCTGGCTGGAGACGCCCATTGTGTACGATGTGCGGGCGAAACCGAGGAACGTAGCGTCGCTGACTGGGACGAAGGACCTGCAAATGGTAAACATTACCTGTAGAGTGCTTTCGAGACCCGATGTGACGCAGTTGCCCACGCTGTACAGGACGTTAGGGCAGGACTACGATGACCGGGTGCTGCCGTCGATTGTTAATGAGGTGCTGAAGTCTGTTGTTGCGCAGTTTAACGCGTCGCAGCTGATCACGCAGAGAGAGAAAGTGTCCCGGTTGATCCGGGAGAACCTCGTGCGCCGTGCGTCGAGGTTCAACATTATGCTTGACGATGTGTCCATCACGTACATGACTTTCTCCCCTGAATTTACGAACGCGGTGGAGGCTAAGCAGATTGCACAACAGGATGCGCAACGGGCTGCGTTTATTGTCGACAAGGCGAGGCAAGAGAAGCAGGGGATGGTCGTGAAGGCTGTTGGTGAGGCGAAGTCCGCGGAACTGATCGGTGAGGCAATCAAGAAATCCAAGGATTACGTCGAGTTGAAGAGACTGGATACCGCGAAGGAGATCGCCACTATCTTGGCCGCGTCCCCCAACAGAGTGGTCTTGGACAACGAGTCGTTACTGCTAAACACTCTATTGGACGCTAGAATGGGCGACGGGAAGAAGTAA
- the SMI1 gene encoding Smi1p (similar to Saccharomyces cerevisiae SMI1 (YGR229C); ancestral locus Anc_5.100): MQGFKRKFKEWVYSFSTEDHYAEYDPNEEPSFNMRQRTGPPGGVNPSSMNLTGGAAAEGDEEMHVGMSGIADSINIDALEGNEGVSDVLLAWRHIDAWSEKHNPDLNATLGDPVTNNDILHAEEDLEISLPPSVKVSMRIHDGQEDLESMTGTSGLFYGLPLMTLDQVVAMTQAWRNVASNLNRQSQQNSGSAEGKSTDRQPQQQQQQQRSQFKLPFIPPQGSVPPDAVINVYAHPAWIPLLTDNAGNHIGVDLAPGPKGHYGQVITFGRDFDVKYVVGANWGEFLLSFANDLEAGNWFLIEESDDYFAGDGELVFRDKKSNGQIQDYLEVLKKRVLLKNKDLLKTGNQQSTQKQAAQQQQVPPPVPPKNEQMANELTFDDSVATVKQTQPNEFKRGDAVPTTENEDDLDAIVTDDEGQEEHDIMDEPIEEPAETAAHTPAQEPETLQASIAEPQEEKRQEAPEQAAETAIDQDAEAVKQATEDDTEKTVNNSEEATETTPIEPEEEEAVESKEDETTEPELNENAKPEIEEEPKAEETEEITTPKEDVVAEEPEVKELKEEFEAVAL, translated from the coding sequence ATGCAgggtttcaaaagaaagttCAAGGAGTGGGTTTACTCATTCAGCACTGAGGATCACTACGCGGAGTATGATCCGAACGAGGAACCGAGTTTCAATATGAGGCAGCGTACTGGCCCACCCGGCGGGGTCAATCCGTCGTCGATGAATTTGACAGGTGGAGCTGCTGCGGAGGGGGACGAGGAGATGCATGTGGGGATGTCTGGTATTGCGGACTCGATCAACATCGATGCTTTGGAGGGGAACGAAGGTGTTTCGGACGTGTTGCTTGCATGGAGACACATTGATGCTTGGTCTGAGAAACATAACCCAGATTTGAACGCTACATTGGGAGATCCAGTGACGAACAACGATATTTTGCACGCCGAGGAAGATCTAGAGATTTCGTTACCACCGAGCGTGAAAGTTTCAATGAGGATCCATGACGGTCAAGAGGACTTAGAATCAATGACGGGCACATCCGGGCTTTTCTACGGTCTGCCGTTGATGACGCTGGATCAAGTGGTTGCCATGACACAGGCCTGGAGGAATGTCGCttcaaacttgaacagaCAGAGCCAGCAGAATTCCGGTTCCGCTGAGGGGAAATCCACTGATCGCcaaccacaacagcaacagcagcagcaaagaAGCCAATTCAAGCTTCCCTTTATCCCACCTCAAGGGTCTGTCCCACCAGACGCAGTCATAAATGTATACGCTCATCCTGCCTGGATCCCCCTACTGACGGATAACGCTGGTAACCATATCGGTGTCGATCTGGCTCCTGGGCCCAAGGGCCACTACGGGCAAGTGATCACGTTTGGGAGGGACTTTGACGTGAAGTACGTCGTGGGTGCCAACTGGGGGGAGTTTCTCTTATCCTTTGCCAACGACCTGGAGGCAGGTAATTGGTTTCTGATCGAGGAGAGCGACGACTATTTTGCCGGTGACGGTGAACTTGTATTCAGAGACAAGAAATCTAATGGTCAAATACAAGATTACTTGGAggtcttgaagaaaagggtgttgttgaagaacaaagacCTTTTGAAGACGGGCAACCAGCAATCTACGCAAAAACAAGCGGcccagcaacaacaggtaCCACCTCCAGtcccaccaaaaaatgaacaaaTGGCAAATGAACTTACCTTTGATGACAGTGTAGCCACAGTGAAACAGACACAACCAAACGAATTCAAGAGAGGCGACGCGGTCCCAACCACAGAAAATGAGGATGACCTGGACGCCATTGTTACAGATGACGAGGGTCAGGAGGAACACGATATAATGGACGAGCCGATTGAAGAACCAGCTGAAACCGCAGCACATACGCCTGCTCAAGAACCTGAAACGTTACAAGCTTCGATAGCCGAGCcgcaagaagaaaagaggcAAGAGGCACCGGAACAAGCCGCGGAAACTGCTATCGACCAAGATGCAGAAGCTGTTAAGCAGGCAACGGAAGATGACACTGAAAAGACTGTGAACAACAGTGAAGAAGCAACGGAGACAACTCCAATAGAaccagaagaggaagaagcTGTGgaatcaaaagaagatgaaaCTACCGAACCAGAACTGAACGAAAATGCGAAACCAGAGATTGAAGAGGAACCAAAGGcggaagaaacagaggaGATAACTACACCAAAGGAGGACGTTGTTGCCGAAGAACCAGAAGTTAAAGAACTCAAAGAAGAGTTTGAAGCAGTGGCACTATAA
- the DIE2 gene encoding dolichyl-P-Glc:Glc(2)Man(9)GlcNAc(2)-PP-dolichol alpha-1,2- glucosyltransferase (similar to Saccharomyces cerevisiae DIE2 (YGR227W); ancestral locus Anc_5.101), which translates to MGSESSTGEQSQDGKPDVVEGADADLLSTQLIAPGIQRNIEDEVVMGFTINMLLYPVILVYFLVTFWYLTSRVVPYQFIDEKFHIGQTLTYLNGKWSQWDKKITTPPGLYLLGWANHHLLKPIFKSWSTLTILRLVNLFGGVVIFPWVVLRPLFLFNAIGFWPITLMCFPLLTTYYYLYYTDVWSTIFIVESLTLILTLPLGERKSIWASSLCAAISCLFRQTNIIWTGFIMVLAVERRAILTKKFNTHNVNNYLKAFIFAVEEFNHVVMPYALNFVLFFIYLIWNRSITLGDKSNHSVGLHFMQIFYLFLFIAAFSVPIWGSRNFLRSYKNRFLSKPIRTFFEIIGIMLIIRYFTKVHPFLLADNRHYTFYLFRKLLGHKRKLIKYWFMAPVYHFCTFIYLELMRPNEMVFHPVLPLPVRETIHLPLQLTHISWTALIVCTFATLIPSPLLEPRYYILPYLFWRIFITCNAEPIFEELVPAQNDEPPVTVSSTGRLLWEFLWFMGINVFTLLIFIRYTFSWSDEPFLQRIIW; encoded by the coding sequence ATGGGGAGTGAGTCTAGTACAGGCGAGCAGAGTCAAGATGGTAAGCCTGATGTCGTCGAGGGAGCAGATGCTGATTTGCTTTCTACACAACTGATTGCACCGGGCATCCAAAGGAACATTGAAGACGAGGTTGTGATGGGTTTCACCATAAATATGCTTCTGTATCCTGTCATACTGGTGTATTTTTTAGTCACATTTTGGTATTTGACGAGCAGAGTCGTACCGTATCAGTTCATcgatgaaaaatttcataTAGGCCAGACTCTAACCTATCTCAATGGCAAATGGTCGCAATGGGATAAAAAAATCACAACACCCCCAGGTCTATACCTACTGGGCTGGGCAAACCACCATCTGTTGAAGCCCATATTCAAATCATGGTCTACTCTTACGATTTTGAGACTTGTCAATCTCTTTGGTGGCGTGGTGATCTTCCCCTGGGTTGTACTAAGACCTCTATTCCTGTTCAATGCCATTGGGTTTTGGCCTATTACACTGATGTGTTTTCCGTTATTGACCACCTATTATTATTTGTACTATACGGATGTCTGGTCCACAATTTTTATCGTGGAGTCTTTAACGTTGATCCTTACTTTGCCCTTGGGTGAGCGGAAAAGTATATGGGCAAGTTCTCTTTGTGCGGCAATTAGTTGTCTTTTCAGACAAACCAACATTATCTGGACAGGGTTTATCATGGTCCTTGCAGTGGAAAGAAGGGCTATACTTACCAAAAAGTTCAATACTCACAATGTCAACAACTATTTGAAAGCGTTTATTTTTGCCGTGGAAGAGTTCAACCATGTTGTAATGCCATACGCTTTGAACTTTGTTCTATTTTTCATATATCTAATATGGAATAGATCAATTACCCTTGGCGATAAATCCAATCACTCTGTCGGGCTACATTTCATGCaaatattttatttgttcctcttcatcGCTGCCTTCAGCGTCCCCATATGGGGGTCGAGAAACTTTTTGAGAAGTTACAAGAACaggtttctttcaaaaccCATCAGGACCTTTTTCGAAATCATAGGTATCATGTTAATTATCAGGTATTTCACTAAAGTTCACCCATTTTTACTAGCGGACAACAGACACTATACTTTCTACCTGTTCAGGAAACTCCTCGGACACAAACGCAAACTGATCAAATACTGGTTCATGGCACCAGTGTATCACTTTTGTACCTTCATCTACTTGGAACTAATGAGACCAAACGAAATGGTTTTCCATCCTGTGTTACCCCTGCCAGTAAGAGAAACAATCCATTTGCCTTTACAATTGACACATATTTCTTGGACTGCTCTAATAGTGTGCACATTTGCCACATTAATACCATCTCCACTCCTGGAGCCAAGATACTACATTTTACCGTACTTGTTTTGGAGAATTTTCATTACGTGTAATGCAGAGCCTATATTCGAGGAGTTGGTACCCGCCCAAAATGATGAACCTCCTGTTACTGTCAGCTCTACAGGAAGATTACTTTGGGAGTTCCTTTGGTTTATGGGCATAAACGTTTTTACTTTATTGATTTTTATTAGATACACGTTCTCGTGGTCAGATGAGCCGTTCCTACAACGGATAATTTGGTGA
- the AMA1 gene encoding Ama1p (similar to Saccharomyces cerevisiae AMA1 (YGR225W); ancestral locus Anc_5.104): protein MSRSLKQVKASPQADRYIPQSASKRAYRASPSLKKFNTLQSPPELSFNRSPSPERLSSPEFLNGEGRYGPMANDDSNSLVDTSNELTPATAEQNGDDYAKIKLHRAVIATSLGFHREDNRVYNFSSNGLAVPPSTKERPVTNRVPSRRAAKRAKSHMPFRVLDAPCLRNDFYSNLISWSARSGNVLVALGCSVYLWVEEKGALPILMHSYLHNQHDVVTCVSFDKMSSKFLIGTKRGLVILFDEEECLKKFESNHSVPPGGHSKYSYRTLVPKSVTCIEWFGGRTGDVEINRRLLVGEDNGDVSLVEINTVTNTMLLKMKFSAHGQQVCGLSINYNNKLIAVGGNDNACTIWDISDIHEPSLKNIFPHSAAVKAVAFCPWSKSLLATGGGSKDRTIKFWHVGTGTLINEIRAKAQVTSLIWSPRYKQIAATFGFSNVRDPVLLKLYSYPQLEKILEVKSPTPLRALSSSLSPTGSSICVATTDETLRFYKLWDEKEDVIRDIQEEGVFGSILIEHLEGINYFAVSKNRVLR from the exons ATGTCGCGTTCGTTGAAGCAGGTGAAGGCGAGTCCGCAAGCGGACAGGTACATTCCCCAATCCGCTTCGAAGAGAGCGTACAGAGCTTCTCCAAGTCTGAAGAAGTTCAATACATTGCAGTCTCCACCAGAGTTAAGTTTTAATAGGTCGCCTTCTCCTGAGAGATTGTCATCTCCGGAGTTTCTGAACGGTGAGGGGCGCTACGGTCCGATGGCGAACGATGACTCAAATAGTTTGGTTGACACTTCCAATGAGCTCACTCCCGCTACGGCAGAGCAAAATGGGGATGACTACGCCAAAATCAAGTTGCATAGAGCTGTCATAGCAACCTCTCTCGGGTTTCACAGGGAAGATAATAGAGTGTACAACTTCAGTTCCAATGGGCTCGCGGTACCTCCATCAACAAAGGAAAGGCCTGTAACTAATCGAGTACCGTCCAGGAGAGCTGCCAAAAGGGCCAAATCACATATGCCCTTCAGGGTGCTGGATGCTCCTTGTCTAAGAAACGATTTCTACTCTAATTTGATATCTTGGTCGGCAAGATCGGGAAACGTTCTTGTTGCGCTGGGTTGCTCCGTGTACTTGtgggttgaagaaaagggtGCTCTTCCTATACTGATGCATTCTTACTTGCATAACCAGCATGATGTCGTCACCTGCGTGTCATTTGACAAAATGTCTAGTAAATTCCTTATTGGAACGAAGCGGGGGCTGGTTATCCTATTCGATGAGGAAGAGTGTCTTAAGAAATTTGAATCAAACCATTCAGTCCCGCCAGGTGGACACTCGAAATATTCATATCGGACTTTGGTGCCTAAAAGCGTGACCTGTATCGAATGGTTTGGCGGGCGAACAGGCGATGTTGAAATCAACAGGCGACTGCTCGTCGGAGAAGATAATGGAGACGTCAGCCTCGTGGAAATAAATACGGTTACGAACACTATGCTTCTAAAAATGAAGTTCTCTGCACATggtcaacaagtttgtg GTTTGTCCATTAACTATAATAACAAATTGATTGCGGTAGGCGGAAACGATAACGCTTGTACGATATGGGACATCTCCGATATCCATGAACCCAGTCTGAAAAACATTTTCCCTCACAGCGCAGCCGTTAAAGCTGTAGCCTTCTGCCCCTGGTCCAAGTCTCTACTGGCCACAGGAGGTGGGAGTAAAGACCGAACAATTAAATTCTGGCACGTCGGTACCGGTACGCTGATTAACGAAATAAGGGCAAAAGCACAGGTCACCTCACTAATTTGGTCACCCAGGTACAAGCAGATAGCTGCCACTTTCGGTTTTAGTAACGTAAGGGACCCGGTCTTGCTTAAGTTATACTCCTACCCGCAACTAGAGAAAATCCTGGAGGTAAAATCACCGACTCCATTGAGGGCACTTAGTAGCTCCTTATCGCCCACTGGCTCTTCCATCTGTGTGGCCACCACGGACGAAACACTACGATTCTACAAACTATGGGATGAAAAAGAGGATGTCATCAGAGATATCCAAGAGGAGGGAGTTTTTGGGTCTATTTTGATCGAACATCTAGAAGGTATCAATTACTTCGCCGTTTCGAAGAATCGGGTCCTTAGATAA